One genomic segment of Methanothermococcus okinawensis IH1 includes these proteins:
- a CDS encoding type II restriction endonuclease, producing MDFEYIINNLLDTIKTYDFFVDWNKVENNVKKIEKRLCILNYLIGKENFKGEFFGLLKEYPEVITVFPILIAVRDDEIKILNENVEVEDLDFKEKSNLSDKEIERYYEFFKKSGLEELLKNKKIKNLVDYVFGVEVGMDTNARKNRTGKIMENIVEKYIMENLANHKELEYIPQATKNKIKHKWRIDLILDKTNRKFDFALYNKNTKILYLIEVNFYSGGGSKLKSTAGEYETLNEFIHNNNKNVKFIWITDGKGWTTAKNPLNESFNSGVTILNLKMIKDGILKDIVLK from the coding sequence ATGGATTTTGAATATATTATTAATAATTTGCTTGATACGATAAAAACTTATGATTTTTTTGTTGATTGGAATAAAGTTGAAAATAATGTAAAAAAGATAGAAAAGAGATTATGTATCTTAAACTATCTAATTGGAAAAGAAAACTTTAAAGGAGAATTTTTTGGATTATTAAAAGAATATCCAGAAGTTATTACCGTTTTTCCAATATTAATAGCTGTAAGAGATGATGAAATAAAAATATTAAATGAGAATGTGGAAGTTGAAGATTTGGATTTTAAAGAAAAAAGTAATTTATCGGATAAAGAAATTGAAAGATATTATGAATTTTTTAAAAAAAGTGGATTGGAGGAGCTATTAAAAAATAAAAAAATAAAAAATTTAGTAGATTATGTTTTTGGTGTTGAGGTAGGTATGGATACCAATGCAAGAAAAAACAGGACTGGTAAAATAATGGAAAATATAGTTGAAAAATATATTATGGAAAATTTAGCAAATCATAAAGAATTAGAGTATATACCTCAAGCCACTAAAAATAAAATAAAACATAAATGGAGGATAGATTTAATATTAGATAAAACAAATAGAAAATTTGATTTTGCATTATACAACAAAAATACTAAAATATTATACCTCATCGAAGTTAATTTTTATAGTGGGGGCGGTTCAAAATTAAAATCAACAGCGGGAGAGTATGAAACACTAAATGAGTTTATACATAACAACAATAAAAATGTTAAATTTATATGGATAACTGATGGTAAGGGATGGACTACTGCTAAAAACCCATTAAATGAGAGTTTCAATAGTGGTGTGACAATATTAAATTTAAAAATGATTAAGGACGGAATATTGAAAGATATAGTTTTAAAGTAG